The Sulfurimonas hydrogeniphila genome includes a window with the following:
- the gatB gene encoding Asp-tRNA(Asn)/Glu-tRNA(Gln) amidotransferase subunit GatB, translated as MFEVVIGLEVHVQLNTKTKLFCSCPTSFNHKQNTNTCPTCLALPGALPVLNKEVIHKSIMLGTALDATINRVSYFDRKSYFYPDSPSSYQITQLYTPIVEHGKLQIDFEDGSHKTIRVNRAHIEADAGKNIHDGNISKVDLNRAGTPLLEIVSEPDMRSAEDAILYLKKLHSIIRYLDIGDANMQEGSFRVDVNVSIRPKGDEKLYTRVEIKNINSFKFIQRAIELEVARQIDAWEDGTYEEEICQETRLFDPVKQETRSMRGKEEAADYRYFPEPDLLKCVVTDEMMQKYTQIPELPDAKKERFVNEYGMNKYNAMVITSAVETANFFETMLQEEGVSAKTATTWLTVELPARFKGEINITNSPIDAKKLGFLVKRIDDKTISGKAAKEVLDFLMENETVDVDSAIDKLGLKQVTDTGAIEAMCDEIINANEDKVAQYKGGKEKLFGFFVGQVMKASKGSANPQVVNEILKAKLG; from the coding sequence ATGTTTGAAGTAGTTATCGGTCTTGAAGTCCACGTACAATTAAATACAAAAACGAAACTTTTTTGCTCGTGTCCTACGAGTTTTAACCATAAGCAAAATACAAATACCTGTCCGACCTGTTTGGCACTGCCCGGTGCACTTCCTGTGCTTAACAAAGAAGTTATACATAAATCCATAATGCTCGGTACAGCCCTTGATGCTACGATTAACAGAGTTTCTTATTTTGACAGAAAATCCTATTTTTATCCGGATTCTCCCTCTTCTTATCAAATTACGCAGCTCTATACGCCTATAGTGGAACACGGGAAACTGCAAATTGATTTTGAAGACGGTTCACACAAAACGATTCGTGTCAATCGGGCACACATAGAGGCTGATGCCGGTAAAAACATCCATGACGGCAATATTTCAAAAGTTGATTTAAACCGTGCCGGAACACCCTTGCTCGAAATTGTAAGTGAACCGGATATGCGCAGTGCTGAAGATGCGATTCTTTATCTGAAAAAGCTCCACTCGATTATCCGCTATTTGGATATAGGTGATGCAAACATGCAGGAGGGTTCTTTTCGAGTGGATGTAAATGTCTCTATCCGTCCTAAGGGAGATGAAAAGCTGTATACCCGTGTCGAGATTAAAAACATCAACTCTTTTAAATTTATTCAGCGTGCTATAGAGCTTGAAGTGGCTCGTCAGATTGATGCATGGGAAGATGGAACATATGAAGAAGAGATTTGTCAGGAAACACGTCTTTTTGATCCTGTAAAACAGGAAACACGTTCTATGAGAGGAAAAGAAGAAGCGGCTGATTACAGATATTTTCCGGAACCTGATCTGCTCAAATGTGTTGTAACAGATGAAATGATGCAAAAATATACACAAATTCCTGAACTGCCTGATGCAAAAAAAGAGCGTTTTGTGAATGAATACGGTATGAATAAATACAATGCTATGGTAATCACTTCTGCCGTGGAGACGGCAAACTTTTTTGAAACAATGCTGCAAGAGGAAGGGGTGAGTGCAAAAACGGCTACTACATGGCTGACTGTGGAGTTGCCTGCCCGTTTCAAAGGGGAGATAAATATAACGAACTCTCCGATAGATGCAAAAAAGCTTGGATTTTTGGTCAAAAGAATAGATGATAAAACCATCAGCGGTAAAGCGGCGAAAGAAGTTTTAGATTTTTTAATGGAGAATGAAACTGTAGATGTTGACAGTGCAATTGACAAACTCGGACTCAAACAGGTTACAGATACCGGAGCAATCGAGGCGATGTGTGATGAAATTATCAATGCAAATGAGGATAAAGTTGCCCAGTACAAAGGCGGAAAAGAGAAACTTTTCGGTTTCTTTGTCGGTCAGGTGATGAAAGCAAGCAAAGGAAGTGCAAATCCACAGGTTGTCAATGAAATTCTTAAAGCTAAACTGGGTTAA
- the rny gene encoding ribonuclease Y yields MLNEILLGGAIATVSGVVGFLISKKITGANFDVYVEQAVAKAKAIENEAQTLLERAKLKAREIEHEAQKAFDSAKERARADFAQREDELLRKEQSLKRLIQDEEKNIQNELNRIKAQKVNLERNEKSLASLKKKYEEKIDEAVHTIEHSAGMTQEEAKKILLDKIEEKARGEIAHIVRKYENEARQEGERKANFILAQATSRFAGEFASERLTNLVHLESDELKGRIIGKEGRNIKALETLLGVDIIIDDTPNAILVSSFNLYRRAIATKTLQLLIEDGRIQPARIEEIFKKVSEEFESKILAEGEELIAEMNIGVMHPELMKLIGRLRYRASYGQNALAHTLEVAHLAGIMAAEMGGDPILAKRAGLLHDIGKALTHDMDGNHVDLGAQICRRYNEDEVVINAIYAHHGQQEINSIECGAVCAADALSAARPGARREVLESFLKRVTEIEDIASRHSGVKQAYAINAGREVRVIVNATLVNDDESILMAREIAKEIEDRVQYPGEIKVNVIRESRAVEFAK; encoded by the coding sequence ATGTTAAACGAAATACTGCTTGGTGGTGCAATTGCAACAGTAAGTGGAGTAGTTGGTTTTTTAATTTCTAAAAAGATAACCGGTGCTAACTTTGATGTATATGTTGAACAGGCGGTTGCCAAAGCAAAGGCGATTGAAAATGAAGCACAGACACTTCTGGAACGTGCAAAACTCAAAGCACGTGAAATAGAGCATGAAGCACAAAAAGCCTTTGACAGTGCCAAAGAACGTGCACGTGCAGATTTTGCGCAAAGAGAAGATGAACTTTTACGCAAAGAACAAAGTCTGAAGCGCTTGATACAGGATGAAGAAAAAAACATTCAAAATGAGTTAAACAGAATCAAAGCACAAAAAGTTAACCTGGAAAGAAATGAAAAATCACTGGCTTCACTGAAAAAAAAGTATGAAGAGAAAATAGATGAAGCAGTCCATACCATAGAACACAGTGCAGGTATGACACAGGAAGAGGCTAAAAAAATTCTTCTTGATAAAATTGAAGAAAAGGCGCGTGGCGAGATAGCACATATTGTAAGAAAATATGAAAATGAAGCCAGACAAGAAGGGGAGCGCAAAGCCAATTTTATTTTGGCACAGGCAACGAGTCGTTTTGCCGGAGAATTTGCTTCTGAGAGATTGACAAATCTGGTTCATTTGGAGAGTGATGAACTCAAAGGCCGCATTATCGGTAAAGAAGGGCGAAATATCAAGGCTTTGGAAACTCTTCTTGGTGTGGATATCATTATAGATGACACACCAAATGCTATTCTTGTGAGCAGTTTTAATTTGTATCGTCGTGCTATTGCAACAAAAACACTGCAGTTGCTTATAGAAGACGGAAGAATTCAGCCTGCGCGAATAGAAGAGATATTTAAAAAAGTTTCTGAGGAGTTTGAATCCAAAATTTTGGCAGAAGGTGAAGAACTGATAGCCGAAATGAATATCGGTGTAATGCACCCGGAACTTATGAAATTAATCGGAAGACTGCGTTACCGCGCAAGTTACGGACAAAATGCGTTAGCCCATACGCTTGAGGTTGCCCATCTTGCCGGAATTATGGCTGCAGAAATGGGGGGAGACCCGATCTTGGCAAAACGGGCAGGACTTTTGCATGATATAGGCAAGGCATTGACGCATGATATGGATGGAAATCATGTTGATTTAGGGGCCCAGATTTGTCGCAGATACAATGAAGATGAAGTTGTCATCAATGCAATCTATGCACATCACGGACAACAGGAAATCAACTCCATAGAGTGTGGTGCGGTTTGTGCTGCAGATGCACTTTCAGCGGCACGTCCGGGTGCACGAAGAGAAGTTCTGGAGAGTTTTTTAAAGCGTGTTACCGAAATAGAAGATATCGCATCGCGTCACAGCGGTGTAAAACAGGCATATGCGATTAATGCCGGACGAGAAGTCAGAGTCATCGTGAATGCAACTTTGGTAAATGATGATGAGTCAATTCTGATGGCAAGAGAAATTGCAAAAGAGATAGAAGATCGTGTGCAGTATCCGGGTGAAATTAAAGTAAATGTTATTCGGGAAAGTCGGGCTGTGGAATTTGCCAAATAA
- a CDS encoding Tll0287-like domain-containing protein, translated as MNILKSVTYITLSVSLLFGASQQENKQLQNIIKTGQKSSILLLKTLGSNMKRNMKAGGPMQALDFCTQKAYTLTEEVNKKLPKGVTVKRISTKYRNPANQPQGNEQEVLESLEKLQSLHVKLPKQLIQKVDEHTYKYYKPLVINKQVCLKCHGNIQNEALERAIAQRYPEDKAQHYKMGDLRGAVVVTIKK; from the coding sequence ATGAATATTTTAAAATCCGTTACATATATTACATTGAGTGTTTCATTGCTTTTTGGGGCCTCTCAACAGGAAAACAAACAACTGCAGAACATAATAAAAACAGGACAGAAAAGTTCCATACTGCTGCTAAAAACCTTGGGTTCCAATATGAAAAGAAATATGAAAGCAGGCGGTCCTATGCAAGCCCTTGATTTCTGTACACAAAAAGCCTATACCCTGACAGAGGAAGTGAACAAAAAGCTTCCAAAAGGAGTAACAGTCAAAAGAATCAGTACAAAATACAGAAACCCCGCCAACCAGCCGCAAGGTAATGAACAAGAAGTTTTGGAATCACTTGAAAAGCTCCAAAGCCTACATGTAAAGCTACCAAAACAGTTGATACAAAAAGTAGATGAACATACATACAAATACTATAAACCATTAGTAATAAACAAACAGGTGTGCTTGAAATGTCATGGAAATATACAGAATGAAGCTTTAGAACGTGCCATTGCCCAAAGATATCCGGAAGATAAAGCACAGCACTACAAGATGGGTGACTTGAGAGGAGCCGTCGTTGTTACGATTAAAAAGTAA
- a CDS encoding AAA family ATPase: MLQTLKDYQLNYLRVLKSSYKRYIHKNIDFPQKMIGLIGARGVGKTTFLLQYLQENDLPLAKKLYFSADAIEIESLFEIAYNFSKEGGKLLVIDEIHKYKNFEIELKKIYDMLDLHVIFSGSSALQLDNSKGDLSRRAVLYHMKGLSFREFIELKSSKKLPTFTYEKLFVDHENIAYEISSKLKIYEYWTEYLKMGYYPFYFENEGSYLLRLQETINTVIEVDIPSIFPIEYDKIIKLKKLIKFVCESKPFKINIKELSVKIGTSDYHTLYKYMEYLKRGKILNLLRAKTKGDNIFTKPDKLYLGNTNLHYAYCQNIEIGTIREVFFMSMFDDDVLSVPAKGDFLINNKYLVEVGSKNKTFKQIKDIPDSFVVADDIEIGHGNKIPLWLFGFLY, encoded by the coding sequence ATGCTTCAAACTCTTAAAGATTATCAACTGAACTATTTACGAGTTTTAAAAAGTTCCTATAAGCGCTATATACACAAAAATATAGATTTTCCTCAAAAAATGATAGGTCTCATAGGTGCCAGAGGTGTTGGAAAAACAACTTTCTTATTACAGTATTTACAAGAAAATGATCTGCCTCTTGCTAAAAAGCTTTACTTTAGTGCAGATGCAATAGAAATAGAATCATTGTTTGAGATAGCATACAACTTTTCAAAAGAGGGTGGGAAGCTACTTGTCATAGATGAAATTCATAAATATAAAAATTTTGAAATAGAGCTAAAAAAAATTTATGATATGCTTGATTTACATGTAATATTTTCTGGTTCAAGTGCATTGCAATTAGATAATTCTAAAGGAGATTTAAGCAGACGAGCTGTTCTATACCATATGAAAGGTCTGTCTTTTAGAGAATTTATAGAGTTAAAGAGCTCAAAAAAGTTGCCAACTTTTACATATGAAAAACTTTTTGTCGACCATGAAAATATAGCGTATGAAATATCTTCCAAATTAAAAATTTATGAGTATTGGACGGAGTATCTAAAAATGGGATACTACCCTTTTTATTTTGAAAATGAGGGAAGTTATCTGCTTAGACTCCAAGAGACAATCAATACGGTTATTGAAGTAGATATACCCTCTATTTTTCCGATAGAGTATGATAAAATTATTAAGCTTAAAAAGCTTATAAAATTTGTATGTGAATCTAAACCATTTAAAATCAATATTAAAGAGCTCTCTGTAAAAATAGGTACAAGTGATTACCATACACTCTATAAATATATGGAGTATTTAAAAAGAGGTAAAATTCTTAACCTTTTAAGAGCGAAAACCAAAGGCGATAATATTTTCACTAAGCCGGATAAACTTTATTTGGGAAATACGAATCTTCATTATGCGTATTGCCAAAATATTGAGATAGGTACGATTAGAGAAGTTTTTTTTATGAGTATGTTTGACGATGATGTTCTAAGTGTACCTGCAAAAGGTGATTTTTTAATAAACAATAAATATTTGGTAGAAGTAGGCAGTAAAAATAAAACTTTTAAACAAATAAAAGATATACCAGACAGCTTTGTTGTTGCGGATGATATTGAAATCGGGCACGGCAATAAGATTCCACTCTGGTTGTTTGGGTTTTTATATTAA
- a CDS encoding ion transporter: MIKSLILDAAYFLNTSKKYQSFKNFFYNILENDKCKYKRYIDIFMILLIFISVGVLIREVKHHVNDYLMFFSNYVISIIFFIEYMLRLWVNSSVSEIIVKRAEHDTFLLREVNLYKAFKEIAKVKLSYMASPKAIIDLLAILPFFHELRLLRIFILFRVFKLFRYAKSLQILSSVLATKKFEFFTLGIFAFVVIFISSVLIYVMEGNRADSPVDTLFEALYWAIVTISTVGYGDIVPVTSEGRFVSIIVIIAGIAVLAFTTSLFVSAFTEKLEEIKEIKTIENIAKLKKFYLICGYENVAREVARKLSKSGHNIIVLDEDTQRVENAKLDGYTTLNYNPGNKESYEKLNIDMKKQLKGVLCLRENDVDNVYAALTIRSLNKDVMILSLLNNDANRNKLEFVGINKIVYPQELVGLITKELVGKPVAFEVIHELRSEDSDVIIDEIGITKRIVENFPTVGDLNNKHYSIVLLGVYKHEKDRFYFNPLDSTLLEAGDYLLVIGYQVYIKEFEKYLHTRVHDD, translated from the coding sequence ATGATAAAAAGTTTGATACTTGATGCGGCCTATTTTTTAAATACCTCAAAAAAGTATCAGTCTTTTAAAAACTTTTTTTACAATATTTTAGAGAATGACAAATGCAAATATAAAAGATATATAGATATCTTTATGATTCTGCTTATTTTTATAAGTGTGGGTGTTTTAATTCGGGAAGTCAAACATCATGTAAATGACTACCTGATGTTTTTTAGCAATTATGTAATTTCTATCATTTTTTTTATAGAGTATATGTTGCGTTTGTGGGTAAACAGCAGTGTCAGTGAAATTATTGTCAAACGAGCGGAACATGATACATTTTTGCTTCGAGAGGTTAATCTTTACAAGGCGTTTAAAGAGATCGCAAAAGTAAAACTCAGCTATATGGCATCACCAAAAGCCATTATAGATCTTCTTGCAATTTTACCGTTTTTCCATGAATTGAGACTGTTGCGTATATTTATTCTTTTTAGGGTTTTTAAACTTTTTCGGTATGCCAAAAGTTTGCAAATACTGAGTTCTGTTCTTGCAACAAAAAAGTTTGAGTTTTTTACGCTTGGTATTTTTGCCTTTGTCGTTATTTTTATCTCTTCTGTTTTGATCTATGTTATGGAAGGCAACAGGGCAGACTCTCCTGTTGATACTCTTTTTGAAGCACTTTACTGGGCTATAGTGACCATTTCAACTGTGGGATACGGTGATATAGTTCCGGTAACGAGCGAAGGGCGTTTTGTATCCATCATCGTTATCATTGCAGGTATTGCAGTTTTGGCATTTACTACATCTTTGTTTGTTTCTGCTTTTACCGAGAAGCTTGAAGAGATCAAAGAGATAAAAACAATTGAAAATATTGCCAAACTAAAAAAATTTTATTTGATATGCGGATATGAAAATGTTGCCAGGGAAGTTGCCAGAAAACTTTCAAAAAGCGGGCATAACATTATCGTTCTTGATGAAGATACCCAAAGGGTGGAAAATGCAAAACTGGACGGGTATACTACATTAAATTATAATCCCGGCAATAAAGAAAGCTATGAAAAACTCAACATAGATATGAAAAAACAACTCAAAGGAGTGCTGTGTCTGCGTGAAAATGATGTAGACAATGTTTATGCCGCTTTGACTATACGGTCTTTAAACAAAGATGTTATGATTTTGTCTTTGTTAAACAATGATGCAAACCGTAACAAACTGGAGTTTGTAGGCATCAATAAAATAGTTTATCCTCAGGAGCTTGTGGGACTTATAACGAAAGAGCTGGTAGGAAAGCCTGTTGCTTTTGAAGTGATTCATGAGCTTAGGAGTGAGGATTCTGATGTAATTATCGATGAGATCGGCATCACCAAAAGAATTGTAGAAAACTTTCCTACAGTCGGAGATTTGAACAATAAACACTACAGTATCGTTTTGCTTGGCGTGTATAAGCATGAAAAAGACCGTTTTTATTTTAACCCTTTAGACAGCACTTTGTTGGAGGCCGGAGATTATCTTTTGGTCATTGGATATCAGGTGTATATTAAAGAATTTGAAAAATATTTGCATACAAGAGTACATGATGACTAA
- a CDS encoding TlpA family protein disulfide reductase, which yields MRNTPLLTTLLAIGLLFGACSKEKENTRQEANSLLATNEIVLTSLDNKQLVVEKADNGLQLEGAKGKVVIYDIFATWCPPCQAEASHLASLQKKYKDKLIIIGISVENNIPNEKLETFKKQYNANYTLVNSSENSRIISEIAKELKLGRDFGIPLMVLYKDGKIINYYQGATEEEFIESDIKKALGI from the coding sequence ATGAGAAACACTCCACTCTTAACTACTTTACTGGCAATCGGATTACTTTTTGGAGCCTGCTCAAAAGAGAAAGAAAACACCCGCCAAGAAGCAAATTCACTCCTTGCAACAAATGAAATCGTTTTAACATCACTCGACAACAAACAGCTTGTTGTCGAAAAAGCAGACAATGGACTGCAACTTGAGGGGGCAAAAGGCAAAGTAGTCATTTATGATATATTTGCAACCTGGTGTCCGCCTTGTCAGGCGGAAGCGTCACACCTTGCCTCACTCCAAAAAAAATACAAAGATAAACTCATCATTATTGGGATTAGCGTTGAAAACAATATTCCAAACGAAAAGCTTGAAACATTCAAAAAACAATATAATGCAAACTATACTCTTGTCAATTCAAGTGAAAACTCACGTATCATCAGTGAAATAGCAAAAGAGTTAAAATTAGGCAGAGACTTCGGAATTCCGCTTATGGTTTTATATAAAGACGGTAAAATAATCAATTATTATCAGGGTGCTACAGAAGAAGAGTTTATCGAAAGTGACATTAAAAAAGCGTTAGGAATATAA
- the ftsY gene encoding signal recognition particle-docking protein FtsY, whose translation MFGFIKKSLSKTVAAIKTVAPKKKITFTKEELEDILLEADVEYALVEIILNEIYQDKITREILRSKLLATLAYTSYKEPEFTPPFVELIVGVNGAGKTTTIAKLAYKYKQEGKKVLLGAGDTFRAAAIEQLTLWANRLDIPIVSSKQGHDSSAVAYDAIDSAKAKGFDNVIIDTAGRLHTQTNLANELKKVKRICDKAHKGAPHRTVLIIDGTQGNSAISQAKAFNEMIGIDGIIITKLDGTAKGGSIFSIAYALELPIIYVGTGEQPENLTPFDKYEFVDGLLDAIFTEDA comes from the coding sequence ATGTTTGGTTTTATAAAAAAATCCCTCAGCAAAACCGTCGCCGCTATAAAAACAGTCGCTCCAAAGAAAAAAATCACTTTTACCAAAGAAGAACTCGAAGACATTTTGCTTGAAGCGGATGTTGAATATGCTTTGGTCGAAATCATTCTCAACGAAATATACCAAGACAAAATCACACGTGAAATTCTTCGCTCAAAACTCTTGGCGACACTGGCATACACCTCTTACAAAGAACCGGAGTTCACACCTCCTTTTGTAGAACTCATAGTCGGCGTCAACGGTGCCGGAAAAACAACCACTATTGCAAAACTCGCTTACAAGTACAAGCAGGAAGGCAAAAAAGTTTTACTCGGTGCAGGCGATACCTTTCGTGCCGCAGCCATCGAACAGCTGACACTTTGGGCAAACAGACTTGACATTCCCATTGTCTCTTCCAAACAGGGGCATGACAGCTCGGCAGTTGCCTATGATGCCATAGATTCGGCAAAGGCAAAAGGTTTTGACAATGTCATCATAGACACTGCAGGACGTCTCCACACACAGACAAACCTGGCAAATGAGCTCAAAAAAGTAAAACGCATCTGCGACAAAGCCCACAAAGGCGCACCGCACAGAACCGTACTCATCATAGACGGCACACAGGGCAATTCCGCAATAAGTCAGGCAAAGGCCTTCAATGAGATGATAGGCATAGACGGCATCATCATCACAAAACTCGACGGTACGGCAAAAGGCGGCAGTATCTTCTCCATCGCCTATGCCTTGGAACTTCCTATAATTTACGTAGGCACAGGAGAACAGCCGGAAAATCTCACACCGTTTGACAAATACGAATTTGTCGATGGTCTGCTTGATGCCATTTTTACAGAAGATGCATAA
- a CDS encoding 5-formyltetrahydrofolate cyclo-ligase: MTLTKNSFRQICLQKIKKASQHNKFYKDFLINNALLKELEHFKTGKRLKILFFYPLPYEADILKVLKKMRKKHDIFVPFMQGESFKMVPFRLPLKKKKFDIFEAGNTIKKNNKIDIAIVPAVGVDGNLQRIGFGKGMYDRFFAKLKEKPYTIFVQPVFCHTDSLICDAYDVACDVLITPTRTLRKRSS, encoded by the coding sequence ATGACTCTTACAAAAAACAGTTTCAGGCAAATATGTCTTCAAAAGATTAAAAAAGCATCACAACACAATAAGTTTTATAAAGATTTTTTAATAAATAATGCACTCTTAAAAGAGTTGGAACATTTTAAAACCGGCAAAAGACTGAAAATATTGTTTTTTTATCCGTTGCCATATGAGGCAGATATCCTTAAAGTGCTTAAAAAAATGAGAAAAAAACACGATATTTTTGTGCCGTTTATGCAAGGCGAAAGTTTTAAAATGGTACCATTTAGATTACCGCTAAAGAAAAAAAAATTTGATATTTTTGAAGCGGGAAATACAATAAAAAAAAATAATAAAATTGATATAGCTATAGTTCCAGCAGTGGGAGTTGACGGTAATTTACAGAGAATTGGTTTTGGAAAAGGGATGTATGATCGTTTCTTTGCAAAATTAAAAGAAAAACCATATACTATTTTTGTACAACCGGTATTTTGTCACACAGACAGTTTGATATGTGATGCATATGATGTGGCATGTGATGTACTTATAACCCCGACAAGAACACTGCGTAAACGGAGTAGCTAA
- a CDS encoding F0F1 ATP synthase subunit A, translated as MGELFTFFGLISEDKTFIFMSHMLLSAGIALILARVAMSNLQLVPKGTQNLMEAYVQGVWSMGTDVMGRLHARKYVALVATIGLFVGIANIIGIFPGFEAPTAMLEMPLALAITVFVYYNYVGIKEHGLLLYLKHFLGPVWWLYWLMFPIEIVSHISRIISLTFRLFGNVKGDDMFLMVILMLAPWILPIVPFALLTFMAFLQAFIFMMLTYVYLGGSLLVDETI; from the coding sequence ATGGGTGAACTGTTTACTTTTTTCGGACTTATCTCAGAAGATAAAACGTTTATTTTTATGAGTCACATGTTGCTATCAGCCGGTATAGCTTTAATCTTAGCGAGAGTGGCTATGTCAAATTTACAACTTGTACCCAAAGGGACACAAAACCTGATGGAAGCATACGTGCAGGGTGTATGGTCTATGGGTACGGATGTAATGGGCAGATTGCATGCCCGTAAATATGTTGCACTGGTAGCAACTATCGGTTTGTTTGTTGGAATTGCAAATATTATTGGAATATTCCCAGGATTTGAAGCGCCTACAGCAATGTTGGAAATGCCTTTGGCTCTTGCTATAACAGTATTTGTGTATTACAACTATGTTGGTATTAAAGAGCATGGTCTGCTGCTTTATCTCAAGCACTTTCTTGGACCTGTCTGGTGGCTGTACTGGTTAATGTTCCCGATTGAGATTGTGTCTCATATCTCCCGTATTATCTCTTTGACATTCCGTCTTTTTGGAAATGTAAAAGGGGATGATATGTTCTTGATGGTAATATTGATGCTTGCTCCTTGGATATTGCCGATTGTTCCGTTTGCTCTGTTGACATTTATGGCATTTTTACAGGCGTTTATCTTTATGATGCTTACATATGTTTACCTTGGTGGTTCATTACTTGTCGATGAGACTATCTAA
- the radA gene encoding DNA repair protein RadA, translating to MAKKKVLFECQHCGLTTPKWMGKCTNCGAWDSFVELNEHQQEVVKQTKSTTSSSAKAVSINDIIEEEVYRFSSLDDELDNVLGGGIVPGSLTLIGGSPGVGKSTLLLKVGSNIASTGKDVLYVTGEESAGQIKLRANRLKSNHDSLYLLSEIRLEQILVELEHRKYDFLIIDSIQTIYSENISSAPGSVTQVRQITFELMRIAKDKDIAIFIIGHITKEGSIAGPRVLEHMVDTVLYFEGDSSQELRILRGFKNRFGATSEIGVFEMKAEGLVSATDIASRFFNRNSSQSGSALTVIMEGSRPIILEVQALVSESHTPNAKRQATGFDNNRLNMLLALLERKLEIPLSGYDVFINITGGIKITETAADLAILAAIISSFRDRAISKETIFIGEVSLVGDVREVYALDARLKEARMQNITKALVSKKPLEKTSIKTFIVDEVTKLLEWY from the coding sequence ATGGCTAAGAAAAAAGTACTCTTTGAGTGTCAACACTGTGGGCTTACCACACCTAAATGGATGGGAAAATGTACCAACTGCGGTGCCTGGGACAGCTTTGTTGAATTAAACGAGCACCAACAGGAAGTTGTCAAACAGACAAAATCAACGACATCATCATCGGCTAAAGCTGTCAGTATTAATGACATTATAGAAGAAGAAGTCTATAGATTTTCTTCACTCGACGATGAGCTTGACAATGTTTTAGGAGGAGGCATTGTTCCCGGTTCACTCACACTTATAGGAGGAAGTCCGGGTGTTGGCAAATCAACCCTCTTGCTTAAAGTAGGTTCAAACATTGCATCAACAGGCAAAGATGTACTGTATGTTACAGGAGAGGAATCAGCCGGACAGATAAAACTGCGTGCAAACCGCCTCAAGTCAAACCATGATTCACTCTACCTTTTAAGTGAAATACGACTTGAGCAGATTTTGGTTGAACTTGAACACAGAAAATATGATTTTTTGATTATTGATTCTATTCAAACTATTTACTCGGAAAACATCTCTTCTGCTCCGGGAAGTGTTACACAGGTTCGCCAGATCACTTTTGAATTAATGCGTATTGCCAAAGACAAGGATATAGCCATTTTCATTATCGGGCATATTACAAAAGAAGGCTCTATTGCCGGTCCTCGGGTTTTGGAACATATGGTTGACACCGTTTTGTATTTTGAAGGGGATTCTTCCCAGGAGCTGAGAATTTTACGAGGCTTTAAAAACCGTTTCGGGGCAACAAGTGAAATAGGTGTTTTTGAGATGAAAGCCGAAGGACTTGTGAGTGCCACAGACATTGCTTCACGCTTTTTTAACCGTAACTCCTCTCAAAGCGGTTCTGCACTTACTGTCATTATGGAGGGTTCCCGTCCCATCATTTTAGAAGTTCAGGCGCTTGTGTCAGAATCACACACGCCAAATGCAAAAAGACAGGCAACCGGCTTTGACAACAACCGACTAAATATGCTTTTGGCACTGCTTGAGCGAAAACTGGAGATTCCGCTTTCGGGATATGATGTTTTCATCAATATAACAGGCGGTATTAAAATCACCGAAACAGCAGCCGATTTAGCCATACTCGCAGCAATTATCAGCAGTTTCCGTGACCGTGCCATCTCAAAAGAGACTATTTTTATAGGTGAAGTCTCTCTGGTTGGCGATGTTCGAGAAGTATATGCCCTTGATGCAAGGCTCAAAGAGGCAAGAATGCAAAATATCACCAAGGCACTTGTATCTAAAAAACCACTTGAAAAGACAAGTATAAAAACATTTATAGTCGATGAAGTAACAAAACTTTTGGAGTGGTATTAA